Proteins from a genomic interval of Neovison vison isolate M4711 chromosome 4, ASM_NN_V1, whole genome shotgun sequence:
- the LOC122905505 gene encoding vegetative cell wall protein gp1-like — SPPSSSPPPSPPLSPSSPPPPPPPPPPSSPSPPSPPPSPSSSSPPSPSSSSPPSPSSSSSSSPPSPPSSSPPSPPSSSPPSPSPPSPPSSSPPSSPSPPSSSSPPSPPSSSPPSPPSSSPSSPSPPSSSPSSPSSSPSSPSPPSPSSSSPPPPPSPPLSPSSPSSPSSSSPPSPPSSSPPPSPPLSPSSPPPPPPPPPSSPSPPSPPPSPSSSSPPSPSSSSPPSPSSSSPPSPPPSPSSPSPPSPSSSSPPSPPSSSPPPSPPLSPSSPPPPPPPPPPSSPSPPSPPPSPSSSSPPSPSSSSPPSPSSSSPPSPPPSPSSPSPPSPSSSSPPSPPSSSPPPSPPLSPSSPPPPPPPPPPSSPSPPSPPPSPSSSSPPSPSSSSPPSPSSSSSSSPPSSPPSPPSSSPPSSPPSPSSPSPPSAPST; from the coding sequence tcaccaccatcatcatcaccaccaccatcaccaccattatcaccatcttcaccaccaccaccaccaccaccaccaccaccatcatcaccatcaccaccatcaccaccaccatcaccatcatcatcatcaccaccatcaccatcatcatcatcaccaccatcaccatcatcatcatcatcatcatcaccaccatcaccaccatcatcatcaccaccatcaccaccatcatcatcaccaccatcaccatcaccaccatcaccaccatcatcatcaccaccatcatcaccatcaccaccatcatcatcatcaccaccatcaccaccatcatcatcaccaccatcaccaccatcatcatcaccatcatcaccatcaccaccatcatcatcaccatcatcaccatcatcatcaccgtcatcaccatcaccaccatcaccatcatcatcatcaccacctccaccaccatcaccaccattatcaccatcttcaccatcatcaccatcatcatcatcaccaccatcaccaccatcatcatcaccaccaccatcaccaccattatcaccatcttcaccaccaccaccaccaccaccaccaccatcatcaccatcaccaccatcaccaccaccatcaccatcatcatcatcaccaccatcaccatcatcatcatcaccaccatcaccatcatcatcatcaccaccatcaccaccaccatcaccatcatcaccatcaccaccatcaccatcatcatcatcaccaccatcaccaccatcatcatcaccaccaccatcaccaccattatcaccatcttcaccaccaccaccaccaccaccaccaccaccatcatcaccatcaccaccatcaccaccaccatcaccatcatcatcatcaccaccatcaccatcatcatcatcaccaccatcaccatcatcatcatcaccaccatcaccaccaccatcaccatcatcaccatcaccaccatcaccatcatcatcatcaccaccatcaccaccatcatcatcaccaccaccatcaccaccattatcaccatcttcaccaccaccaccaccaccaccaccaccaccatcatcaccatcaccaccatcaccaccaccatcaccatcatcatcatcaccaccatcaccatcatcatcatcaccaccatcaccatcatcatcatcatcatcatcaccaccatcatcaccaccatcaccaccatcatcatcaccaccatcatcaccaccatcaccatcatcaccatcaccaccatcagcaccatcaaca